From Mastacembelus armatus chromosome 13, fMasArm1.2, whole genome shotgun sequence, one genomic window encodes:
- the numa1 gene encoding nuclear mitotic apparatus protein 1 isoform X1, producing MAINLGVKALLVWVNSIKLSDRELAVDDLQDGTVLLKVVYMLKKQPGPGFSSSTEDRHQLIADFLEKDCRFSVANGTKVSWDNIRDDINLTVEIAKVLLLLVYHDMMNDRLTLNTLDCDVEQEIANLTSNFVMESQGYVHLSNDVDAYLTRRYLPVSREIFERTATTSSSSVLTSSSVSDDESPIFCRTQKVKFVDMHTVASSSVSKSPLQEIMNTPKFQLRKMQRQMIKERDYRDSLERELASKLAVIAQRESYINQLKYHLEKLKEEHSDQEQVTRDQLNELETKNNTLQMRLDEILKKNKDLKSLSLLMEHKVDELTEENGVLSSQVRAVSLQLATFEAEIVQLTESQGTAQVEWRSKTSYLQSELNQATAEKDLLSEEIQILQGKISILEDEISRAANEEIGENMGPVMERENFEAEISGLRNELVTTSGHLKRAEVEIEAKTQQLAEYQQEIHDLKLQLEQAEEQKIEQMTRLQEHITACEQEIKKLKEIKKAKEDLLNQTEERVKELETKLLAAYSVLGDKDQQINSLKEEVDLLIDETKKHKEDVQAKEEMLATLRLQKSNEQDVLHNQIQMLTVQMEELSSSLKEAEQHIQLKQDLLAKTQQENIQQKEVLQQQILTHQEEVRKLNAEMQVKNEQLVKLRNDSVQHSEFLEQEIKDLKDHIESLKDSFKKAEEQVQAQQVILTNQEQESGHQIKLLQQQLSASEERVRSLEEEIQTKEKQMETLTNQSSEQAELLEQEIQKLKKQAECLGMSLKSAEENLKSKESLFVEQQLQSKQCIEGLQAQMVVSQDEVTRLNAEINSKEELLVHLKTENSRHSESLHQEIESLNKQILSMHNILEITKVQVQTKEDLIVKHKQESTLQIEALKKDSAVLEEVVNQLKSDIQTKERDLNMVKAESCKNLEVLQNEIQTLRDQVQTLSESLKIASEQIQTKENLLAQKELEIFLEKDAFKNMMTTTEEEIRKLKEQLQAKDEHLITLKEEHSKHSDMQQQDIRCLKNQLDNMGHSLTKAEEEVKAQQVMLNKQETESTLQKELLQQQLFAAEQEVRKIKEEIQTKEEQMTLLKANNKEQSDLLSQEIQCLKQQVETLGSSLKKAEEEMKSKEALLTQQQQENAHQREALQSLGEKAKQVEILQQQIYSHEEEFEKLKRSHDEKESLLLKAEEELQKEVETISLKLKAKEQLLFEAKQESAEQMDHLQQQLHSVNSELTQHKEAAVFREQQVVQELQDAALREKEALQEKEALKEQLQAKDEHLITLKEEHSKHSDMQQQDIRCLKNQLDNMGHSLTKAEEEVKAQQVMLKKQETESTLQKELLQQQLFAAEQEVRKIKEEIQTKEEQMTLLKANNKEQSDLLSQEIQCLKQQVETLGSSLKKAEEEMKSKEALLTQQQQENAHQREALQSLGEKAKQVEILQQQIYSHEEEFENLKRSHDEKESLLLKAEEELQKEVETISLKLKAKEQLLFEAKQESAEQMDHLQQQLHSVNSELTQHKEAAVFREQQVVQELQDAALREKEALQEKEALKEQLQAKDEHLITLKEEHSKHSDMQQQDIRCLKNQLDNMGHSLTKAEEEVKAQQVMLKKQETESTLQKELLQQQLFAAEQEVRKIKEEIQTKEEQMTLLKANNKEQSDLLSQEIQCLKQQVETLGSSLKKAEEEMKSKEALLTQQQQENAHQREALQSLGEKAKQVEILQQQIYSHEEEFENLKRSHDEKESLLLKAEEELQKEVETISLKLKAKEQLLFEAKQESAEQMDHLQQQLHSVNSELTQHKEAAVFREQQVVQELQDAALREKEALQEKETLIARILHAENDCKALKKQVEAMVLEKEGLTEAKQAIERENAASRKLGSVLQHELDSLKTDNDKLMKERQTSEATRRELQEQLSAKSEAAEHYKAQMEKAVSHYNSKKQLLQKSQEEMTQLQCSLEVKECELKTITMDNKRLQLDLDKAQTNMNKLKTKVATLEAKLAFVNQNLQAQNKINGNEDRTTELHYLKIPNANADTRALVKRSISSDSLDQSSLEDSLNTRSRKFSAPGESSTPLVRSSERLAAKRRGLQAESLETLYFTPINTRQISRTSTEQQMELDSACKNPTSSVKRRRTTQVINITMTKKTPQCTEGDETFYSLASARSQPNLTSGDSARPMSMDLCDTPARTGAASDQLIGLPGFRRKTLHSQTTSTFCVGAENEPEVAPEDWMRIAELQARNKACLPHLKSSYPVESETGRSSTFMFTDEELRTGDPSETIRRASMMPCQLRDSLASRRHSLMMGQTHTLPLMSGQLPSRTVSSTQPKSPKGTKRPSATLSVHPTSPEKKVKASCFPRPLTPKNKNDNSGPLPAERRESFMFVIENTPKSNNYLKKGLNKPRSARKKSPGKSLKKSPAQTTARKCQENLPPGSGQAGRAAKSPGIMAKTRKMMRKING from the exons ATGGCCATCAATCTGGGCGTTAAAGCTCTCCTTGTATGG GTCAACAGCATTAAACTGTCTGACCGTGAACTGGCTGTCGACGATTTACAAGATGGAACAGTCTTGTTAAAAGTTGTGTACATGCT AAAAAAGCAGCCTGGCCCTGGTTTTAGCAGTTCAACTGAAGATCGACACCAGCTTATTGCAGACTTTCTGGAGA AGGATTGCAGATTTAGTGTAGCCAATGGCACTAAAGTATCATGGGACAACATAAGAGATGACATCAACTTAACAGTGGAAATTGCAAAG GTGCTTTTATTGCTTGTGTACCATGACATGATGAATGACCGCTTAACTCTAAACACGTTGGACTGTGACGTGGAG caagaGATAGCAAACCTAACTAGTAACTTTGTGATGGAGAGCCAGGGCTACGTTCATCTGAGCAATGATGTTGATGCCTATTTGACAAGACGAT ATTTGCCTGTCTCCCGTGAAATATTTGAGCGAACAGCAACCACCTCTTCATCCAGTGTGTTGACTTCCTCCTCAGTTTCAGATGATGAGTCCCCAATTTTCTGTCGCACACAGAAAGTCAAGTTTGTGGACATGCACACTGTTGCTTCTTCCTCAGTGAG CAAGTCTCCTCTACAGGAGATTATGAACACCCCAAAATTTCAGCTGAGGAAGATGCAGCGACAGATGATAAAGGAGAGAGACTACAGAGATAGCTTGGAGAGGGAGCTGGCCAGCAAGCTTGCAGTCATTGCACAGAGAG AGTCCTACATTAACCAGTTGAAGTACCACCTGGAAAAGCTGAAAGAAGAGCACAGTGATCAGGAGCAGGTTACCAGGGACCAACTCAATGAACTTGAGACAAAGAACAACAC aTTACAAATGCGTCTTGATGAGatcttaaagaaaaataaagatctCAAGAGCCTGTCCTTGCTTATGGAGCACAAAGTGGATGAGTTGACAGAAGAGAATGGAGTACTCTCTTCCCAG GTGAGAGCCGTTTCTTTGCAACTAGCCACATTTGAGGCGGAAATCGTCCAGCTGACAGAAAGTCAAGGTACAGCTCAGGTGGAGTGGAGGAGCAAAACAAGCTACCTCCAGTCTGAACTCAACCAAGCTACTGCCGAAAAG GACCTCCTTTCTGAGGAAATTCAGATTCTCCAAGGAAAGATTTCCATTTTGGAGGATGAAATAAGCAGGGCTGCAAATGAAGAAATAGGAGAGAATATGGGGCCTGTAATGGAG AGAGAAAATTTTGAGGCTGAAATTAGTGGTTTGAGGAATGAACTGGTGACCACATCTGGCCATCTGAAAAGGGCTGAGGTGGAAATTGAGgccaaaacacaacagctggcAGAGTACCAACAAGAAATTCATGATCTCAAGCTTCAACTTGAGCAAGCTGAGGAACAGAAAATTGAGCAGATGACCAGGCTACAAGAACATATTACTGCTTGTGAACAAGAAATCaaaaaacttaaagaaattaaaaaagcGAAGGAAGATCTTCTCAACCAGACTGAAGAAAGAGTCAAAGAGCTTGAGACAAAGTTATTGGCTGCTTATTCTGTCTTAGGTGATAAAGACCAACAAATTAATAGTCTTAAAGAAGAAGTTGACCTACTTATAGATGAAACTAAGAAACATAAAGAGGATGTTCAGGCTAAAGAGGAAATGCTTGCCACATTACGTCTTCAGAAGTCTAATGAGCAGGATGTTCTTCACAATCAAATCCAAATGCTAACAGTCCAAATGGAAGAGCTTAGCTCGTCTCTCAAGGAGGCTGAACAGCATATTCAGCTTAAGCAAGACTTGTTGGCTAAGACCCAACAAGAGAATATCCAACAAAAGGAGGTACTCCAGCAACAAATTTTAACCCATCAAGAAGAGGTTCGAAAGCTTAATGCAGAGATGCAAGTCAAAAATGAACAGCTTGTTAAACTGAGGAATGACAGCGTTCAACACTCTGAATTTCTGGAGCAAGAAATTAAAGATCTAAAAGATCATATAGAAAGTCTGAAAGACTCTTTCAAAAAAGCTGAGGAACAAGTTCAAGCTCAGCAGGTTATACTTACAAACCAGGAGCAGGAGAGTGGTCATCAGATAAAGCTACTGCAGCAACAACTGTCAGCTTCTGAAGAGAGGGTAAGGAGCCTGGAGGAGGAGATCCAGACtaaagagaaacagatggaGACACTGACAAATCAAAGTTCAGAGCAGGCAGAACTACTAGAGCAAGAGATCcaaaaattaaagaaacaggCTGAGTGTCTTGGTATGTCACTGAAGTCAGCTGAGGAGAATTTAAAATCTAAGGAAAGTCTGTTTGTTGAACAGCAACTACAGAGCAAACAATGCATAGAAGGGCTCCAGGCACAAATGGTAGTATCTCAAGATGAGGTGACAAGGCTAAATGCAGAGATTAATTCCAAGGAGGAGCTGTTGGTTCACTTAAAAACTGAGAATTCTAGGCACTCAGAATCACTGCATCAGGAGATTGAAAGTCTGAATAAACAAATACTAAGCATGCACAATATTCTTGAGATTACCAAAGTCCAGGTTCAAACCAAAGAAGATTTGATAGTCAAGCACAAACAGGAGAGCACTTTGCAGATCGAGGCTCTTAAAAAGGACAGTGCAGTCCTCGAGGAAGTGGTTAATCAACTGAAGTCTGATATCCAAACTAAAGAGCGAGATCTCAATATGGTAAAGGCTGAGAGCTGCAAAAATTTAGAAGTGCTTCAGAATGAAATCCAAACTCTCAGAGATCAGGTGCAGACTTTGAGTGAGTCACTTAAGATTGCATCTGAGCAGATTCAGACTAAAGAAAACCTGCTGGCTCAGAAGGAATTGGAGATTTTTCTGGAAAAagatgcatttaaaaacatgatgaCAACCACTGAAGAGGAAATACGAAAGCTCAAGGAACAGCTTCAGGCTAAAGATGAACATCTGATCACACTAAAAGAAGAGCACTCTAAACATTCTGACATGCAACAGCAAGACATCAGATGTCTAAAGAATCAACTCGATAATATGGGTCATTCTCTCACAAAGGCTGAGGAAGAAGTTAAGGCACAGCAGGTTATGCtcaacaaacaggaaacagagagCACTCTACAGAAGGAGCTTTTGCAGCAACAACTGTTTGCCGCTGAGCAAGAGGTGAGGAAGATTAAAGAGGAGATCCAAACTAAAGAGGAACAAATGACACTGCTGAAGGCTAACAACAAGGAACAGTCAGATTTGCTAAGTCAGGAGATCCAATGTTTAAAGCAACAGGTAGAGACACTTGGCTCTTCACTGAAGAAGGCTGAGGAAGAAATGAAATCTAAGGAAGCTCTTTTGACTCAACAACAGCAAGAAAACGCTCACCAAAGGGAGGCCCTGCAAAGCTTAGGGGAGAAAGCCAAACAAGTAGAGATTCTACAGCAGCAGATTTATTCACATGAAGAAGAGTTTGAAAAGCTAAAACGGTCCCATGATGAGAAAGAGAGCCTCCTCCTGAAAGCTGAAGAGGAGCTTCAAAAGGAGGTTGAAACCATTTCTTTGAAACTTAAGGCTAAGGAGCAGTTGTTGTTTGAAGCTAAACAAGAATCTGCTGAGCAGATGgatcaccttcagcagcagttACACTCAGTAAATTCAGAACTGACCCAACACAAAGAAGCTGCAGTCTTCAGAGAACAACAAGTAGTACAGGAGTTGCAGGATGCCGCTTTAAGAGAAAAGGAGGCTCTTCAGGAAAAAGAAGCACTAAAGGAACAGCTTCAGGCTAAAGATGAACATCTGATCACACTAAAAGAAGAGCACTCTAAACATTCTGACATGCAACAGCAAGACATCAGATGTCTAAAGAATCAACTCGATAATATGGGTCATTCTCTCACAAAGGCTGAGGAAGAAGTTAAGGCACAGCAGGTTATGctcaaaaaacaggaaacagagagCACTCTACAGAAGGAGCTTTTGCAGCAACAACTGTTTGCCGCTGAGCAGGAGGTGAGGAAGATTAAAGAGGAGATCCAAACTAAAGAGGAACAAATGACACTGCTGAAGGCTAACAACAAGGAACAGTCAGATTTGCTAAGTCAGGAGATCCAATGTTTAAAGCAACAGGTAGAGACACTTGGCTCTTCACTGAAGAAGGCTGAGGAAGAAATGAAATCTAAGGAAGCTCTTTTGACTCAACAACAGCAAGAAAACGCTCACCAAAGGGAGGCCCTGCAAAGCTTAGGGGAGAAAGCCAAACAAGTAGAGATTCTACAGCAGCAGATTTATTCACATGAAGAAGAGTTTGAAAATCTAAAACGGTCCCATGATGAGAAAGAGAGCCTCCTCCTGAAAGCTGAAGAGGAGCTTCAAAAGGAGGTTGAAACCATTTCTTTGAAACTTAAGGCTAAGGAGCAGTTGTTGTTTGAAGCTAAACAAGAATCTGCTGAGCAGATGgatcaccttcagcagcagttACACTCAGTAAATTCAGAACTGACCCAACACAAAGAAGCTGCAGTCTTCAGAGAACAACAAGTAGTACAGGAGTTGCAGGATGCCGCTTTAAGAGAAAAGGAGGCTCTTCAGGAAAAAGAAGCACTAAAGGAACAGCTTCAGGCTAAAGATGAACATCTGATCACACTAAAAGAAGAGCACTCTAAACATTCTGACATGCAACAGCAAGACATCAGATGTCTAAAGAATCAACTCGATAATATGGGTCATTCTCTCACAAAGGCTGAGGAAGAAGTTAAGGCACAGCAGGTTATGctcaaaaaacaggaaacagagagCACTCTACAGAAGGAGCTTTTGCAGCAACAACTGTTTGCCGCTGAGCAGGAGGTGAGGAAGATTAAAGAGGAGATCCAAACTAAAGAGGAACAAATGACACTGCTGAAGGCTAACAACAAGGAACAGTCAGATTTGCTAAGTCAGGAGATCCAATGTTTAAAGCAACAGGTAGAGACACTTGGCTCTTCACTGAAGAAGGCTGAGGAAGAAATGAAATCTAAGGAAGCTCTTTTGACTCAACAACAGCAAGAAAACGCTCACCAAAGGGAGGCCCTGCAAAGCTTAGGGGAGAAAGCCAAACAAGTAGAGATTCTACAGCAGCAGATTTATTCACATGAAGAAGAGTTTGAAAATCTAAAACGGTCCCATGATGAGAAAGAGAGCCTCCTCCTGAAAGCTGAAGAGGAGCTTCAAAAGGAGGTTGAAACCATTTCTTTGAAACTTAAGGCTAAGGAGCAGTTGTTGTTTGAAGCTAAACAAGAATCTGCTGAGCAGATGgatcaccttcagcagcagttACACTCAGTAAATTCAGAACTGACCCAACACAAAGAAGCTGCAGTCTTCAGAGAACAACAAGTAGTACAGGAGTTGCAGGATGCCGCTTTAAGAGAAAAGGAGGCTCttcaggaaaaagaaacactCATTGCTAGAATACTTCATGCAGAAAATGATTGCAAGGCTCTGAAGAAACAAGTTGAAGCCATGGTCTTGGAGAAGGAGGGACTTACTGAAGCCAAACAGGCCatagaaagagaaaatgcagCCTCACGTAAACTGGGATCGGTGCTACAGCATGAGTTGGACAGTTTGAAAACAGACAATGACAAACTCAtgaaagagagacaaacaagTGAGGCGACAAGGAGAGAACTCCAGGAACAGCTCTCAGCTAAATCAGAGGCTGCAGAACACTACAAGGCACAG ATGGAGAAAGCAGTAAGTCATTATAACAGCAAGAAGCAGCTCCTACAGAAAAGCCAAGAGGAGATGACTCAGCTCCAGTGCTCCCTAGAGGTTAAAGAGTGTGAACTAAAGACTATTACCATGGATAACAAGCGACTTCAGTTGGATTTGGACAAAGCCCAAACCAATATGAACAAACTCAAGACAAAGGTGGCCACTCTGGAAGCAAAG CTGGCCTTTGTTAACCAAAACCTCCAGGCACAGAATAAGATAAATGGTAACGAAGACAGAACAACGGAGTTGCATTACTTGAAGATTCCTAATGCAAATGCTGACACTAGAGCGCTGGTGAAGAGGAGTATAAGCTCTGACAGCCTGGACCAGAGCTCCCTGGAAGACTCTTTGAACACCAGAAG CAGGAAATTTTCAGCTCCTGGTGAATCAAGCACACCGCTTGTTCGCAGTTCAGAACGTCTGGCAGCAAAACGCCGGGGTCTACAGGCTGAGTCGCTGGAAACCTTGTACTTTACACCTATAAACACCAGGCAAATCAGCAG GACCAGCACAGAGCAACAAATGGAACTGGATTCAGCCTGTAAAAATCCAACTTCATCTGTCAAACGCCGGAGAACCACACAAGTAATAAACATCACGATGACCAAG AAAACCCCACAATGCACTGAAGGTGATGAGACTTTTTACAGTCTGGCCTCAGCTCGCTCTCAACCAAACCTTACAAGTGGCGATTCTGCAAGACCCATGTCCATGGACCTGTGTGATACACCTGCTAGAACTGGTGCTGCCAGTGATCAACTCATTGGTCTTCCAGGGTTCAGGCGGAAAACACTACATTCACAGA CCACTAGTACATTCTGTGTGGGGGCAGAAAATGAACCAGAGGTTGCTCCTGAAGACTGGATGAGGATTGCTGAGCTCCAGGCCAGGAACAAGGCCTGTCTCCCACACCTAAAGAGCAGCTACCCTGTTGAGTCTGAG ACTGGCCGTAGTAGTACTTTCATGTTCACAGATGAAGAACTACGTACAGGTGACCCATCTGAAACGATCCGTCGGGCGTCCATGATGCCCTGCCAGTTACGGGACTCTCTCGCCTCCCGTCGCCACTCCCTCATGATGGGACAAACCCATACTCTCCCCTTGATGTCTGGTCAGTTGCCATCAAGAACTGTCAGCTCCACTCAACCAAAAAGCCCAAAAGGCACAAAGCGTCCTTCAGCTACGTTGTCAGTACATCCAACTTCACCCGAG AAAAAGGTGAAGGCCAGCTGCTTCCCCCGTCCCCTGACTCCCAAAAATAAGAATGACAACAGTGGACCTTTACCG GCTGAGCGGAGGGAGTCTTTCATGTTTGTCATTGAAAACACCCCTAAAAGTAACAATTACTTAAAAAAGGGGCTGAACAAACCACGCAGTGCCAGGAAAAAATCCCCAGGAAAAAGTCTAAAGAAGTCGCCTGCTCAGACAACTGCACGCAAGTGCCAGGAAAACCTCCCCCCTGGATCGGGACAAGCTGGTAGAGCTGCCAAATCTCCTGGGATAATGGCCAAGACTCGCAAG ATGATGAGAAAGATAAATGGTTGA